From the Leucobacter denitrificans genome, one window contains:
- a CDS encoding DUF3180 family protein, which translates to MSRTPEFQKLNPVNLFGAIAIGVGLGLAVQFILKSRGLSPLVPPYSMAITLVLLAALLIVLGLRLRRHVATGTGAVNPFQAVRLLATARAGQIVGSLFSGFGGGLLLILVGRSVPAPSATWLPMVVTGAAGLVLLVCAIIAERMCRVPPNDTGEDGEEDTGLARLEA; encoded by the coding sequence GTGAGCCGCACCCCAGAGTTTCAAAAGCTGAACCCGGTCAACCTGTTCGGTGCGATCGCCATCGGTGTTGGCCTTGGGCTTGCAGTGCAGTTCATCTTGAAATCGCGTGGGTTATCGCCGCTCGTGCCTCCGTATTCGATGGCCATCACACTCGTGTTGCTTGCGGCGCTGCTCATCGTGCTTGGGCTACGGCTGCGTCGACATGTGGCCACTGGTACTGGTGCGGTGAACCCGTTTCAGGCTGTCAGGTTGCTTGCGACTGCCCGTGCCGGGCAGATAGTCGGCTCGCTGTTCAGCGGGTTCGGTGGCGGGCTGCTGCTTATCCTCGTTGGGCGCAGCGTGCCAGCGCCCAGTGCGACGTGGCTGCCAATGGTCGTGACCGGCGCGGCCGGGCTCGTGCTGCTCGTGTGCGCCATCATTGCTGAGCGAATGTGCCGCGTTCCTCCGAATGACACGGGTGAAGACGGCGAAGAAGACACGGGCCTCGCTAGGCTTGAGGCGTGA
- the lysS gene encoding lysine--tRNA ligase: MSENTAPNPASHDAAHEEEIFEQKRVRLEKRARLNESGDLGGGAYPVAVPVTATIPEVRAKFGHLEETPDTASGETVGVAGRIVFQRNTGKLCFASLQSGDGTRIQAMLSLAEVGEESLAEYKELTDLGDHLFVSGEVISSRRGELSIMVREWQVASKAIAPLPNLYTELGEETRVRQRYLDLIAREQARINVVTRARTMASLRQTFADRGFIEVETPMLQTMHGGASARPFVTHSNAFDMELFLRIAPELFLKRAVVGGLERVFEINRNFRNEGADSTHSPEFAMLESYQAYTDYNGIADLTQELVQNAALAANVGTEREGTHVVKWADGTLFDLGGDWARVSMYGSLSEAAGREITPETSVDELLALAEAEGIEVKLPNHGKLVEELWEHFVIDSFTGPTFVMDFPVETSPLTRHHRSIPGVVEKWDLYVRGFELATGYSELIDPVVQRERFMQQAAESARGDDEAMPIDEEFLRALEHAMPPSGGMGMGMDRLLMALTGLGIRETILFPLVK; encoded by the coding sequence ATGAGCGAGAACACCGCGCCGAACCCCGCTTCACACGACGCAGCGCACGAAGAAGAGATCTTTGAGCAGAAGCGGGTACGCCTTGAAAAGCGCGCGCGGCTCAACGAATCGGGCGACCTGGGTGGAGGCGCATACCCCGTAGCCGTGCCCGTGACTGCGACAATTCCAGAGGTTCGTGCGAAGTTTGGCCACCTCGAGGAGACTCCAGACACGGCATCGGGCGAGACCGTTGGAGTTGCCGGTCGTATCGTGTTTCAGCGCAATACCGGCAAGCTCTGCTTCGCCTCGCTGCAGTCGGGAGACGGAACACGTATTCAGGCAATGCTGAGTCTTGCCGAGGTGGGCGAGGAATCGCTCGCCGAGTACAAAGAACTGACAGACCTCGGAGACCACCTCTTCGTGAGCGGCGAGGTTATCTCGAGCCGTCGCGGCGAACTCTCGATCATGGTGCGTGAATGGCAGGTCGCGTCGAAGGCCATCGCACCGCTTCCGAACCTCTACACCGAACTCGGTGAAGAGACCCGCGTGCGTCAGCGCTACCTCGACCTCATCGCACGCGAGCAGGCGCGCATCAACGTCGTGACACGTGCCCGCACGATGGCGAGCCTCAGGCAAACATTCGCAGACCGCGGCTTCATCGAGGTTGAGACCCCGATGCTGCAGACCATGCACGGCGGCGCATCTGCGCGTCCTTTCGTCACACACTCCAATGCGTTCGACATGGAGCTGTTCTTGCGCATCGCGCCCGAGCTCTTCTTGAAGCGGGCCGTGGTCGGCGGTCTTGAACGCGTCTTCGAGATCAACCGCAACTTCCGTAACGAAGGCGCTGACTCAACGCACAGCCCCGAGTTCGCCATGCTCGAGTCATACCAGGCATACACCGACTACAACGGCATCGCAGACCTCACACAGGAGCTCGTACAGAACGCCGCGCTCGCCGCAAACGTCGGCACCGAGCGTGAAGGCACACATGTTGTGAAGTGGGCCGACGGAACACTGTTCGATCTCGGTGGCGATTGGGCGCGCGTCTCAATGTACGGCTCGCTATCTGAGGCCGCTGGTCGCGAGATCACGCCAGAAACTTCGGTTGACGAGCTGCTCGCACTGGCCGAGGCAGAGGGCATTGAAGTGAAACTGCCAAACCACGGCAAACTCGTTGAAGAGCTGTGGGAGCACTTCGTGATCGACTCATTCACGGGCCCAACGTTCGTTATGGACTTCCCGGTTGAAACGAGCCCGCTTACCAGGCACCACCGCTCAATCCCGGGCGTTGTTGAGAAGTGGGATCTCTACGTGCGTGGGTTCGAACTCGCAACCGGGTACTCCGAGCTCATCGACCCGGTTGTGCAGCGTGAGCGCTTCATGCAGCAGGCTGCGGAGAGCGCGCGCGGCGACGACGAAGCAATGCCGATCGACGAGGAATTCCTTCGTGCGCTCGAGCACGCCATGCCTCCGAGCGGTGGAATGGGCATGGGCATGGATCGACTGCTCATGGCACTCACCGGTCTCGGAATTCGTGAAACGATTCTGTTCCCGCTCGTCAAGTGA
- a CDS encoding PH domain-containing protein, whose amino-acid sequence MTEQTLSEATPNWQRVSPKYAMADLAINLVTSLVPLVALVILLVVRDGDVSPWWSIGLGALVVIFIVNSLLAFRRVKAIGYVLREDDLLFRRGIMFERIVAVPYGRLQLVDVNRGPLLRALDLSTLKFVTAAVATGVQLPGLAREDAEALRDRLVELAESRRSGL is encoded by the coding sequence GTGACTGAGCAAACTCTTTCTGAAGCAACACCAAATTGGCAGCGAGTGTCGCCCAAGTACGCAATGGCAGACCTCGCAATCAACCTCGTGACCTCGCTCGTGCCCTTGGTTGCGCTTGTGATTCTGTTGGTTGTGCGCGATGGTGACGTGTCGCCGTGGTGGAGCATTGGCCTCGGTGCTCTCGTAGTGATTTTTATCGTGAACTCGTTGCTCGCGTTTCGACGGGTCAAGGCGATCGGCTATGTGCTCAGGGAAGACGACCTGCTGTTTCGGCGAGGCATCATGTTCGAGCGCATCGTTGCGGTGCCCTATGGGAGGCTGCAACTGGTTGACGTGAATCGCGGCCCACTGCTCCGAGCACTTGATCTATCGACGCTGAAGTTTGTGACCGCGGCGGTTGCGACGGGTGTGCAACTCCCAGGTCTCGCCCGCGAAGACGCGGAGGCACTGCGTGATCGGCTTGTCGAACTCGCAGAATCGAGAAGGTCGGGCCTGTGA
- a CDS encoding DUF2520 domain-containing protein: MSSVQASRLGIGIIGAGHVGPVLGRALAGAGHAITGVSAISDEGKERVLAMLPGVPILDVEEIVRRSELVLLAVPASELPGLVTGLAKLGAWQPGQLVIHTAPEYGTEVLAPAAGVIPIALHPGIVFTGTSLDLARLSGATIAVTAPAVVQPIGQALVVEMGAEPVIVDESQRPAYAEAVRIARETTKSTVRDAIHTLDELGVSRADRIIGGIVRATIDEELGRHSTDRELGA, translated from the coding sequence GTGAGCAGCGTACAAGCGAGCCGACTCGGCATCGGAATTATCGGGGCCGGCCACGTCGGGCCTGTGCTCGGCCGTGCGCTCGCCGGAGCTGGTCACGCGATCACCGGAGTGAGTGCAATCAGCGACGAGGGCAAAGAGCGCGTGCTCGCAATGCTCCCTGGGGTCCCGATCCTTGACGTCGAAGAAATTGTTCGCAGGTCTGAACTCGTACTGCTTGCTGTTCCCGCAAGCGAGTTACCGGGACTCGTCACTGGGCTCGCCAAACTTGGTGCCTGGCAGCCGGGGCAGCTGGTGATCCACACCGCGCCCGAATACGGCACGGAGGTGCTCGCGCCTGCCGCCGGGGTGATTCCTATCGCGCTGCACCCGGGCATTGTGTTTACGGGCACAAGTCTTGATCTCGCGAGGCTCAGTGGCGCCACGATTGCGGTGACCGCTCCCGCGGTTGTGCAGCCAATTGGTCAGGCGCTCGTTGTTGAGATGGGTGCCGAGCCTGTCATCGTCGACGAGTCGCAGCGCCCGGCGTACGCCGAGGCTGTGCGGATCGCGAGAGAGACGACCAAGTCGACCGTTCGCGACGCGATCCACACCCTTGATGAGCTTGGAGTGTCGCGGGCCGACCGCATCATTGGCGGGATTGTTCGCGCGACGATTGACGAGGAACTCGGGAGGCACTCGACCGACCGCGAGCTCGGCGCCTAA
- the cls gene encoding cardiolipin synthase, with amino-acid sequence MDLFTGWDWAYIWAIFVIILDNTIRIVALFVVPHNRRPTSGMAWLIAIFALPVPGLILFLIIGSKSLPKKRVTKQGAINQYVADIAERENRGLISDTSGMRPGIQSAVRLGQTLGAQPMLRGNTATITIDYEHSFELMAQAIREAKVYVHIEFYILVHDETTDVVFQELREAAARGVKVRVLLDHVSSLRNPGRKRTAKSLTDMGAEWSYMLPVRPWRGEYQRPDLRNHRKLIVVDGRVGFTGSQNLVDSSYNMRKNIRRGLHWRDLMVRVEGPIVLGLEAVFQGDWYQETGNYLERLNIEEVPTDFPGDLDCQIVPSGPGYAAENNLQVFVSLLYTARRRISITSPYFVPDGSIMNALRAATARGVEVELFVSEVGDQVLVYHAQRSYYEELLNAGVRIWMYRPPYILHSKHFTIDDEVAVVGSSNMDPRSFGLNMEISMVVNGASFVRDLDEVNDFYRANSRELLPEEWDKQPLWSRLLDGLARLTSALQ; translated from the coding sequence ATGGACCTGTTCACCGGTTGGGACTGGGCCTATATCTGGGCGATATTCGTCATCATTCTCGACAACACCATTCGCATCGTCGCTCTCTTCGTGGTGCCACACAATCGGCGCCCTACCTCGGGCATGGCATGGCTGATCGCGATTTTTGCACTCCCGGTTCCTGGCCTCATTCTGTTCCTCATCATCGGAAGCAAGAGTCTTCCAAAAAAGCGCGTCACGAAACAGGGCGCAATTAACCAGTACGTTGCAGATATTGCCGAGCGTGAGAACCGGGGTCTTATTTCAGACACCAGCGGAATGCGGCCGGGAATTCAGAGCGCCGTTCGGCTTGGTCAGACGCTCGGCGCACAGCCGATGCTTCGCGGCAACACTGCAACGATCACGATCGACTATGAGCACTCCTTTGAACTCATGGCACAGGCGATACGTGAGGCCAAGGTGTATGTGCACATCGAGTTTTACATTCTTGTGCATGACGAAACCACCGACGTCGTCTTCCAGGAGCTCCGGGAAGCTGCGGCCCGCGGCGTAAAGGTGCGTGTGCTCCTCGACCACGTTTCGTCGCTTCGTAATCCGGGTCGCAAGCGCACCGCAAAGTCGCTCACCGACATGGGTGCTGAGTGGAGCTATATGCTTCCGGTTCGGCCGTGGCGTGGCGAGTACCAGCGACCAGATCTGCGAAACCACAGAAAGCTCATCGTCGTCGACGGCAGGGTCGGATTCACTGGCTCACAGAACCTTGTCGACTCGAGCTACAACATGAGGAAGAACATCCGCAGAGGACTTCACTGGCGAGATCTCATGGTGCGCGTCGAAGGACCAATTGTACTGGGCCTCGAAGCAGTGTTCCAAGGTGACTGGTATCAAGAAACCGGCAACTACCTCGAACGGCTCAACATCGAGGAAGTGCCAACTGATTTTCCAGGCGACCTCGACTGCCAGATCGTGCCGAGCGGGCCGGGCTACGCGGCCGAGAATAACCTTCAGGTGTTCGTGTCGCTGCTCTACACGGCGCGACGACGCATCAGCATTACCAGCCCGTACTTTGTGCCAGATGGCTCGATCATGAATGCGCTCCGCGCCGCAACCGCGCGAGGCGTAGAGGTCGAACTTTTCGTGTCCGAGGTGGGAGACCAGGTGCTGGTCTATCACGCGCAGCGTTCGTACTACGAAGAACTGTTGAACGCAGGGGTGCGCATTTGGATGTATCGTCCGCCCTACATTCTGCACTCGAAGCACTTCACTATTGACGACGAGGTTGCGGTCGTTGGGTCGTCGAATATGGATCCGCGCTCGTTCGGCCTCAACATGGAGATCTCGATGGTGGTCAATGGCGCGAGTTTTGTGCGTGATCTCGATGAGGTGAATGACTTCTATCGGGCGAACTCAAGGGAGTTGCTGCCTGAGGAGTGGGACAAGCAGCCACTCTGGTCGAGGCTCTTAGACGGGCTTGCTCGTCTCACCTCAGCCCTTCAGTAG
- a CDS encoding ATP-dependent Clp protease ATP-binding subunit, translating into MFERFTDRARRVIVLAQEEAKLLNHNYIGTEHILLGLIHEGEGVAAKALEQLDISLDAVRAQVTEIIGTGQQPPSGHIPFTPRAKKMLELSLRESLQLGHNYIGTEHILLGLIREGEGVAAQVLVKLGADLNRVRQAVIQLLSGYQAGKESATIGAPEAGNEPKGSQVLDQFGRNLTQAAREGKLDPVIGREKEVERVMQILSRRTKNNPVLIGEPGVGKTAVVEGLAQAIVKGEVPETLKDKQVYVLDLSSMIAGSRYRGDFEERLKKVTKEIRNRGDIIIFIDEIHTLVGAGAAEGAIDAANILKPMLARGELQTIGATTLDEFRKHFEKDAALERRFQSIMVNEPSLPHSINILKGLRDRYEAHHKVSITDGAIVAAVNLADRYVQDRYLPDKAIDLIDEAGARLRLSILSSPPELREFDEKIAVVRADKEQAIEAQDFEKAANKRDEEKKLIAERLRLEKQWRAGDVATHAEVDEGLIAEVLAQATGIPVFKLTEEETSRLRFMEEALHQRVIGQNEAIAALAKTIRRQRAGLKDPKRPSGSFIFAGPTGVGKTELAKALAEFLFDDEDALISLDMSEYGEKHTVSRLFGAPPGFVGFEEGGQLTEKVRRRPFSVVLFDEIEKAHPDIFNSLLQVLEEGRLTDGQGRVVDFKNTVIIMTTNLGSSAIAGGPVGFQVEGDSQVGYETMKGKVNEELKKHFKPEFLNRVDDTIVFPQLSKEELLQIVDLFVKQLKDRLLDRDMHIEISQAARERLSEIGYDPTLGARPLRRAMQREIEDRLSERILGAELLAGDTVVVDLKDGEFTFDTKGGKDKAHGEASASAAAAAAATGITPGTAE; encoded by the coding sequence ATGTTTGAGAGATTCACCGACCGCGCTAGGCGCGTGATCGTGCTCGCCCAAGAAGAGGCGAAGCTGCTCAACCACAATTACATTGGCACCGAGCACATTCTGCTTGGCCTCATCCACGAGGGTGAGGGCGTTGCGGCCAAGGCGCTCGAGCAGCTCGACATCTCGCTTGATGCGGTGCGCGCGCAGGTGACCGAGATCATCGGCACCGGCCAGCAGCCACCGTCGGGGCACATTCCGTTCACGCCGCGTGCGAAGAAGATGCTCGAACTGAGCCTTCGTGAGTCTCTGCAGCTCGGCCACAACTACATTGGTACCGAGCACATTCTGCTCGGCCTCATTCGTGAGGGTGAGGGCGTTGCCGCACAGGTGCTCGTGAAGCTTGGTGCAGACCTGAACCGCGTGCGCCAGGCAGTGATTCAGCTGCTCTCTGGTTACCAGGCGGGCAAAGAGAGCGCGACCATTGGCGCACCCGAGGCCGGCAACGAGCCGAAGGGCTCGCAGGTGCTCGATCAGTTCGGTCGCAACCTCACCCAGGCTGCGCGCGAGGGCAAGCTCGATCCTGTCATCGGCCGCGAAAAAGAGGTCGAGCGCGTGATGCAGATTCTCTCGCGCCGCACGAAAAACAACCCAGTGCTCATTGGTGAACCCGGCGTCGGTAAGACCGCAGTCGTCGAGGGGCTAGCGCAGGCAATCGTCAAGGGCGAAGTACCCGAGACGCTCAAAGACAAGCAGGTCTACGTGCTTGATCTCTCGTCGATGATCGCCGGTAGCCGTTACCGCGGTGACTTCGAAGAGCGCCTGAAGAAGGTCACCAAAGAGATCCGCAACCGCGGTGACATCATTATCTTCATTGACGAGATCCACACTCTCGTTGGTGCTGGCGCGGCAGAGGGCGCGATTGACGCGGCGAACATCTTGAAGCCGATGCTTGCGCGCGGCGAACTACAGACCATTGGTGCGACGACGCTCGACGAGTTCCGCAAACACTTCGAGAAAGATGCGGCGCTTGAGCGTCGCTTCCAGTCGATCATGGTGAACGAGCCGTCGCTGCCGCACTCGATCAACATTCTTAAGGGGCTGCGCGACCGGTACGAGGCACACCACAAGGTGTCAATCACCGACGGTGCGATTGTCGCTGCGGTGAACCTCGCTGATCGATACGTGCAAGACCGGTACCTGCCGGACAAGGCGATCGACCTGATCGACGAGGCGGGCGCTCGCCTGCGCCTGTCGATTCTCTCTAGCCCACCCGAGCTGCGTGAGTTCGACGAGAAGATCGCGGTCGTTCGCGCTGACAAAGAGCAGGCGATCGAAGCTCAAGACTTCGAAAAGGCTGCGAACAAGCGCGACGAGGAGAAGAAGCTCATTGCTGAACGCCTCCGTCTCGAAAAGCAGTGGCGCGCGGGTGACGTTGCGACGCATGCCGAGGTTGATGAGGGACTCATCGCTGAGGTACTCGCGCAGGCAACCGGCATTCCGGTTTTCAAGCTCACCGAAGAAGAGACAAGCCGTCTTCGCTTTATGGAAGAGGCGCTGCACCAGCGCGTTATCGGTCAGAACGAGGCAATTGCTGCGCTCGCGAAGACGATTCGCCGCCAGCGTGCAGGTCTGAAAGACCCGAAGCGTCCTTCCGGTTCATTCATCTTCGCTGGCCCCACCGGCGTCGGCAAGACCGAACTCGCGAAGGCACTCGCCGAATTCCTGTTCGACGACGAAGACGCGCTCATCTCGCTCGACATGTCGGAGTACGGCGAAAAGCACACCGTTTCGCGCCTCTTCGGTGCGCCTCCCGGGTTTGTCGGCTTCGAAGAAGGCGGCCAGCTCACAGAGAAGGTGCGTCGTCGTCCGTTCTCGGTCGTGCTCTTTGACGAGATCGAGAAGGCACACCCCGACATCTTTAACTCGCTTCTGCAGGTACTTGAAGAGGGTCGCCTGACCGACGGTCAGGGTCGCGTGGTCGACTTCAAGAACACCGTCATCATCATGACCACGAACCTTGGTTCGTCGGCAATCGCCGGTGGCCCTGTTGGCTTCCAGGTCGAGGGTGACTCGCAGGTCGGCTACGAGACGATGAAGGGCAAGGTGAACGAGGAGCTCAAGAAGCACTTCAAGCCGGAGTTCTTGAACCGTGTCGATGACACGATCGTCTTCCCGCAGCTGTCGAAGGAAGAGCTGCTGCAGATTGTCGACCTCTTCGTGAAGCAGCTGAAGGATCGCCTGCTCGACCGCGACATGCACATCGAGATCTCGCAGGCCGCTCGCGAGCGCCTTTCCGAGATTGGGTACGACCCCACGCTCGGTGCGCGTCCGCTGCGCCGCGCGATGCAGCGGGAGATCGAGGATCGCCTTTCAGAGCGCATCCTCGGTGCAGAGCTGCTTGCAGGTGACACCGTGGTGGTCGACCTCAAGGATGGGGAGTTCACATTCGACACCAAGGGTGGCAAGGACAAGGCGCACGGCGAGGCTTCAGCTTCGGCCGCAGCGGCTGCCGCTGCCACAGGGATCACGCCCGGAACGGCTGAGTAG
- a CDS encoding helix-turn-helix domain-containing protein, protein MTPAEPEEGHAIHCRLDELLAERGMTLTELSERVGVSLVNLSVLKNDRAKAIRFSTLTAICRVLDCEVGELLVTVPTEGLR, encoded by the coding sequence ATGACTCCCGCGGAGCCCGAGGAGGGGCACGCGATCCACTGTCGCCTCGACGAATTGCTCGCCGAGCGCGGCATGACACTCACCGAACTCAGCGAGCGGGTGGGCGTGAGCCTCGTGAACCTCTCAGTGCTCAAAAATGACAGGGCGAAGGCGATTCGCTTCTCGACACTCACCGCGATTTGCCGAGTGCTCGATTGCGAAGTTGGCGAGCTACTCGTGACGGTACCTACTGAAGGGCTGAGGTGA
- a CDS encoding PH domain-containing protein, with translation MTHEVNDAGLDLPGTPNAEGWRRLHPLSPVLRGGIFFLVIVGVVIANLRDVIVGIFVAGNDEGDGEGGNIIDLFEFLVEEGLVWLVVAGVLGIILFVVLLSWVAWRFQTYRVSADTVEARSGVLFRQHRRAPLDRIQSVNLQRSLLARIVGLTKIEVLTGGQGGKVELAYLGHRDAKTVREQILQLAAARREGRDIADAVEEITGTAPVSYDGSAYAEATDAFTGRAQDFVDFDVDPEAAASQSLVRVPVGRLVGGIALSWETVFTAALLLVALFWGVIGTILGAVGVGDGFFGSGGAALLTLIPLVLVMIAVIFGQFNKGFNFTLSRGKDAVRVGAGLTSTVTDSIPFGRIHAIEARQPLFWRPFGWWRVRVTVAGHSVMQGGQSATQNLVLPVGPEDDVIRVIETLVPGTVAGLRDGLSGPGDGYIGAGPRSGWVLWFGKARAGVRIDVPELDPANATLRIRRGYLTRSLSIMPVVRAQSIQLRRPMVHYWLGLASIQAHTVMGPVNLERRGLALADARRVFDELERTILEVQRNDQSGRQTR, from the coding sequence GTGACCCACGAGGTGAATGACGCGGGTCTTGACCTCCCCGGCACGCCGAATGCAGAGGGCTGGCGCAGACTCCACCCACTTTCGCCGGTGCTTCGCGGTGGCATCTTTTTCTTGGTGATCGTCGGTGTAGTCATCGCGAACCTTCGCGATGTAATCGTCGGGATCTTTGTCGCAGGGAACGATGAGGGCGACGGAGAAGGCGGAAACATTATTGACCTCTTCGAGTTTCTCGTAGAGGAGGGCCTCGTTTGGCTTGTTGTTGCTGGGGTGCTCGGAATTATTTTGTTCGTCGTGCTGCTCTCGTGGGTGGCATGGCGGTTCCAGACTTATCGCGTTTCCGCTGACACCGTCGAGGCGAGAAGCGGAGTGCTCTTTCGCCAGCATCGCCGGGCGCCACTCGACCGCATTCAGAGCGTGAATCTGCAGCGTTCACTGCTGGCCCGCATTGTCGGCCTCACAAAGATTGAGGTGCTTACGGGCGGGCAGGGCGGCAAGGTCGAGCTCGCTTATCTCGGTCATCGCGACGCGAAGACGGTGCGCGAGCAGATTCTGCAACTCGCCGCTGCACGCCGCGAGGGACGCGATATCGCTGATGCGGTAGAAGAGATAACGGGCACAGCCCCCGTATCCTATGACGGTTCGGCCTACGCCGAGGCAACTGACGCGTTTACCGGTCGCGCACAAGACTTCGTCGATTTCGATGTGGATCCGGAGGCCGCGGCATCTCAGTCTCTCGTACGGGTTCCTGTTGGCCGACTCGTCGGCGGCATTGCCCTGAGCTGGGAGACGGTGTTCACCGCAGCACTCCTTCTCGTGGCCCTATTCTGGGGCGTGATCGGCACGATTCTTGGTGCAGTAGGTGTTGGCGACGGTTTCTTTGGATCGGGCGGCGCTGCACTACTCACGCTCATTCCGCTCGTGCTCGTAATGATCGCGGTCATTTTCGGTCAGTTCAACAAGGGGTTCAACTTCACCCTGTCGCGCGGAAAAGATGCGGTTCGTGTGGGGGCAGGTCTCACATCGACTGTCACTGACTCGATTCCGTTTGGGCGGATTCACGCAATTGAGGCGCGTCAGCCACTGTTCTGGCGCCCATTCGGCTGGTGGCGTGTTCGAGTGACGGTCGCCGGTCACTCGGTGATGCAGGGCGGCCAAAGCGCAACACAAAATCTCGTGCTCCCGGTTGGCCCCGAAGATGACGTGATTCGCGTCATCGAGACACTTGTGCCTGGCACAGTTGCGGGTCTCAGAGATGGCCTCTCCGGGCCGGGCGACGGGTACATCGGTGCCGGCCCCCGATCCGGTTGGGTGCTCTGGTTTGGTAAGGCTCGTGCGGGTGTGCGCATTGATGTACCTGAACTGGACCCGGCGAATGCAACCCTTCGCATTCGCCGCGGGTACCTCACTCGTTCGCTGTCAATCATGCCGGTCGTGCGCGCTCAGTCGATTCAGCTGCGCAGACCAATGGTGCACTACTGGCTGGGCCTCGCTTCGATTCAGGCTCACACCGTCATGGGACCAGTGAATCTCGAACGCCGCGGGTTAGCACTCGCCGATGCCAGGCGCGTCTTTGACGAGCTTGAGCGCACGATCCTTGAGGTGCAGCGCAACGATCAGAGCGGGCGGCAGACCAGGTGA
- a CDS encoding multicopper oxidase family protein yields MSPEPRITRRGVIGVAAAGAITATIAGLGGWRLQQRPIRTDGGAVSGGSRSTLQIPPLAEATVDADGTRVFELTAQVGSTQFLYDTQTTTWGYNGAFGGPTLRAREGESVRVEVTNELNEVTTAHWHGMKLPAKADGGPHQPIHPGETWTAEWTVEQPAATLWYHPHNHGTTEVHVYRGLSGLFFIDDEATGTDRDPLPHDYGVDDIPVVVSDRAFLPDGSFDETHRSAAGMLGDTILVNGTVNPTFEATRAETRLRILNASTARTYRVQLDGGSLLLVGTDAGLVPEPKRVDAITLTPGERVEVIVQLEPGETKMLRSLPHTLGLLGTTERASGTRDPLDLLELSRPATSTGEPVFETLLASAGGTLAAVIPPLDEPDERRTVTMQDAKINHRRMNMSRIDEVVTVGARERWFITNEHFLAHNLHIHNARFRIVSIGGSKPAIELQGWKDTVYAPPSRTVVIDVEFGTATDPHLPYMFHCHMLQHEDQGMMAQFVVVNPGEAAGPIISPVTQDGGEHDGH; encoded by the coding sequence ATGTCGCCCGAACCCCGAATCACCAGACGTGGGGTTATCGGCGTTGCTGCTGCGGGTGCGATCACGGCAACGATCGCGGGTCTCGGTGGATGGCGGTTGCAGCAGCGGCCGATCCGCACTGATGGGGGCGCTGTCAGCGGTGGATCGCGAAGCACCTTGCAGATCCCTCCGCTTGCTGAGGCAACTGTTGACGCCGACGGAACCCGAGTTTTCGAACTCACCGCGCAGGTCGGAAGCACGCAGTTTCTCTACGACACCCAGACCACTACGTGGGGATACAACGGAGCATTCGGAGGCCCAACCCTTCGTGCGCGCGAGGGTGAGTCTGTGCGCGTCGAAGTCACCAACGAATTGAACGAGGTCACCACCGCGCACTGGCACGGCATGAAGCTGCCAGCAAAGGCAGATGGGGGTCCGCATCAGCCGATCCACCCCGGCGAGACTTGGACTGCGGAGTGGACCGTCGAGCAGCCTGCGGCGACCCTTTGGTACCACCCGCACAACCACGGAACGACCGAGGTTCACGTGTACCGCGGCCTCTCAGGCTTGTTCTTCATCGACGACGAAGCGACCGGCACCGATCGCGACCCGCTCCCCCACGACTACGGTGTCGACGATATTCCGGTGGTTGTGAGCGACCGCGCGTTTCTGCCCGACGGCTCATTCGACGAGACACACCGCTCCGCCGCGGGCATGCTCGGTGACACAATTCTTGTCAATGGAACGGTGAACCCAACGTTCGAAGCAACCCGCGCCGAAACCCGCCTGCGCATTCTCAACGCATCAACCGCGCGAACGTACCGCGTTCAGCTCGACGGCGGATCCCTACTGCTGGTCGGCACAGACGCGGGTCTTGTTCCCGAGCCGAAACGGGTCGATGCAATTACCCTCACCCCGGGCGAGCGCGTCGAGGTGATCGTTCAACTCGAGCCGGGCGAAACCAAGATGCTGCGCTCGCTGCCGCACACGCTCGGCTTGCTCGGCACTACTGAGCGCGCGAGCGGAACCCGCGACCCTCTCGACCTGCTTGAGCTCTCGCGGCCAGCAACCTCAACTGGGGAACCGGTGTTCGAGACCCTCCTTGCTTCCGCAGGCGGCACACTCGCCGCCGTGATCCCGCCCCTCGATGAGCCCGACGAACGGCGCACGGTCACCATGCAAGACGCCAAGATCAACCATCGACGCATGAACATGAGCCGTATCGACGAGGTCGTCACGGTAGGCGCGCGCGAACGCTGGTTCATCACGAACGAGCACTTCCTCGCCCACAACCTGCATATACACAACGCGCGTTTTCGCATCGTTTCAATCGGTGGATCGAAGCCGGCAATCGAACTGCAGGGTTGGAAAGATACCGTGTATGCACCGCCGAGTCGCACCGTCGTTATCGATGTCGAGTTTGGCACCGCGACCGATCCACACCTGCCGTACATGTTTCACTGCCACATGCTGCAGCACGAAGACCAGGGCATGATGGCCCAGTTTGTCGTCGTGAACCCCGGTGAGGCTGCCGGGCCCATCATTTCACCCGTAACCCAAGACGGAGGCGAGCATGACGGACACTAA